The following are encoded in a window of bacterium genomic DNA:
- a CDS encoding glycosyltransferase: MMTTLPDLLRKAKTRFDLTDPGDRESLQRLTAKLLEQEQLSVAEIEDAARSDGAPLEFRLAAKLVDSRRWLAGNSEPFRIAVVFAMWGEHHRLLPRSTANPNGEDSLHVKLDQLEWATAGTGIEWEIYAVDDGCPHGSADLARRRAREHAARDRVTILELADALPAGEGPLAGLGSADDSRKAGAIILGCARAIENGVDAVVYTDADNSVHLGQIGLLMRPWVERGAKVVLGDRKHPDAVLIKQEARWGEGIVLLRHMQRMIGRAIYSRGILDTQAAFKLYASDVLGKILERPTVYDFSFDSDWILASLAQGVEPVQVPFAFIDSAAESASIAQGPMTTWEALLKGLAASVRRHGVEHDLEMARVLDEEIQTAADLDRIIDDLPPALANAPDERLGDPTLMSPAEIRTWIRNH; this comes from the coding sequence ATGATGACTACTCTCCCTGACCTGCTTCGCAAGGCAAAGACCCGATTCGATCTGACCGACCCCGGCGATCGGGAGAGCCTTCAGCGGCTCACCGCGAAATTGCTCGAACAAGAGCAGCTCTCGGTGGCCGAGATCGAAGACGCTGCCCGCTCGGATGGGGCTCCGCTCGAATTCCGCCTCGCGGCCAAGCTCGTGGATTCGCGCCGCTGGTTGGCAGGAAACTCCGAGCCGTTTCGGATCGCCGTCGTCTTCGCGATGTGGGGCGAGCACCACCGGCTCCTTCCACGCAGCACCGCCAACCCCAACGGTGAAGATTCGCTGCACGTCAAACTGGATCAGCTGGAGTGGGCGACCGCGGGCACCGGAATCGAATGGGAGATCTACGCGGTCGACGACGGCTGCCCCCACGGCAGCGCGGATCTTGCGCGACGTCGGGCCAGGGAACATGCGGCACGGGATCGCGTCACGATACTCGAACTCGCCGACGCACTGCCGGCTGGAGAAGGTCCCCTGGCCGGGCTCGGCTCCGCCGACGATTCGCGAAAGGCGGGCGCCATCATTCTAGGCTGCGCCCGCGCCATCGAGAATGGCGTCGATGCAGTCGTCTACACGGACGCCGACAACTCCGTCCATCTCGGGCAGATCGGCCTGCTGATGCGCCCCTGGGTCGAGCGTGGAGCCAAGGTCGTGCTAGGCGACCGCAAACATCCAGACGCCGTCCTCATCAAGCAGGAGGCGCGATGGGGAGAGGGGATCGTCCTGCTGCGCCATATGCAACGCATGATCGGCCGAGCGATCTACTCCCGCGGCATCCTCGACACCCAGGCAGCATTCAAGTTGTACGCAAGCGATGTGTTGGGCAAGATCCTGGAACGGCCGACCGTCTACGATTTCTCGTTCGACAGCGACTGGATCCTGGCCAGCCTGGCCCAGGGAGTCGAGCCGGTCCAGGTACCCTTCGCGTTCATCGATTCTGCAGCCGAATCCGCCTCCATCGCCCAGGGCCCCATGACGACCTGGGAAGCACTGCTCAAGGGGCTTGCTGCCTCGGTCCGACGCCACGGCGTCGAACACGACCTCGAGATGGCGCGAGTGCTGGATGAAGAGATCCAGACAGCGGCCGACCTCGATCGCATCATCGACGATCTGCCGCCTGCTCTCGCCAATGCGCCAGACGAACGCCTCGGTGACCCCACGCTGATGTCCCCAGCCGAAATCCGCACCTGGATCCGAAACCACTAG